The Candidatus Latescibacter sp. genome has a segment encoding these proteins:
- the rplJ gene encoding 50S ribosomal protein L10 gives MNKEEKNTVVGEFVTVFGSPGVYLMDFKGLNVAEITELRKKLREARISMKVVKNTLAKRALREAGVENFDSFFSGPTGVIWSKEDSVIPARLLLVFLKNRAHGAIKAGLVDGSVVKAEQMEIVSKLPTKHELYAQVASALNAPMVKLARVLNALPTKLVRTVDALREKKTGEPD, from the coding sequence ATGAATAAAGAAGAAAAAAATACGGTTGTCGGTGAATTTGTCACGGTTTTCGGGTCTCCCGGCGTTTACCTCATGGACTTCAAGGGATTGAATGTCGCCGAGATTACCGAGCTGAGAAAGAAGCTCCGTGAAGCCCGCATCTCTATGAAGGTTGTAAAGAATACCCTCGCCAAGCGTGCGCTCAGGGAAGCCGGAGTAGAGAATTTCGACAGTTTTTTCAGCGGTCCAACGGGAGTGATCTGGTCAAAAGAGGATTCGGTTATCCCCGCGCGGCTGCTTCTGGTGTTTCTGAAAAACCGTGCCCATGGCGCCATAAAGGCAGGTTTGGTGGACGGCTCCGTGGTCAAAGCCGAGCAGATGGAAATTGTCTCCAAGCTACCCACAAAACATGAATTGTATGCCCAGGTGGCTTCAGCTTTGAATGCACCGATGGTGAAGCTGGCCAGGGTTCTCAATGCGTTGCCGACCAAGCTTGTCCGTACGGTGGATGCACTCAGGGAAAAGAAAACCGGAGAGCCGGATTGA
- the rplA gene encoding 50S ribosomal protein L1, protein MKRGKRYKEAAEKVERTRHYLLDEGIQLLHQLPRAKFDETVECAVRLGVDPRHADQMVRSTVVLPHGTGRKIRVLVFAKGEHELTAREAGADYIGAEDLVEKIQGGWLDFDVAIATPDMMKIVGRLGKILGARGLMPNPKSGTVTFDIAGAIRDAKAGKIEFRVDKAGNLHVPLGKLSFSDAQIRENLLTFMDAVVRAKPSTAKGTYVKGITITSTMSPGIKIDRTALLQSLT, encoded by the coding sequence ATGAAACGGGGGAAAAGGTACAAGGAGGCGGCCGAAAAGGTTGAACGGACCAGGCATTACCTCCTTGATGAAGGTATTCAGCTTTTGCACCAGCTCCCGAGAGCGAAATTCGACGAGACAGTCGAATGCGCTGTACGGCTGGGAGTGGACCCCAGACACGCTGACCAGATGGTGCGAAGCACGGTAGTATTGCCTCATGGGACCGGTCGCAAGATACGGGTACTTGTTTTTGCCAAGGGCGAGCATGAGCTCACGGCCAGGGAAGCCGGCGCCGATTATATCGGCGCAGAAGACCTTGTGGAAAAAATCCAGGGCGGCTGGCTTGATTTTGATGTTGCGATTGCTACTCCCGATATGATGAAAATAGTGGGGCGTCTGGGAAAAATTCTGGGAGCGCGCGGACTTATGCCCAATCCCAAATCCGGAACGGTTACCTTTGATATCGCGGGCGCGATTCGTGACGCCAAAGCCGGAAAGATCGAATTCAGGGTGGACAAGGCAGGAAACCTTCATGTGCCGTTGGGGAAATTGTCTTTCAGCGATGCACAGATCAGGGAAAACCTGCTCACCTTCATGGATGCGGTAGTGCGGGCCAAGCCTTCAACGGCAAAGGGAACCTATGTCAAGGGCATAACCATCACATCCACGATGAGCCCCGGAATTAAAATCGACAGGACGGCTTTACTCCAGTCGCTTACATGA